One genomic window of Clostridium taeniosporum includes the following:
- the fliQ gene encoding flagellar biosynthesis protein FliQ, giving the protein MSQTLLNGVVKDTIIVAAKLSAPILLVVLIVGLLISILQATTQIQEQTLTFVPKLIAGAIVGIFLGSWMLQTLMSFTTRIFELITKITA; this is encoded by the coding sequence ATGAGTCAAACTTTATTAAATGGAGTTGTTAAAGATACTATTATAGTGGCAGCAAAATTATCAGCTCCTATATTACTGGTAGTGTTAATTGTTGGATTACTTATAAGTATTTTACAAGCAACAACACAAATTCAAGAACAAACCTTAACTTTTGTTCCAAAATTAATTGCTGGAGCTATTGTTGGGATATTTTTAGGAAGCTGGATGCTTCAAACGTTGATGTCATTTACAACAAGAATATTTGAATTAATTACAAAAATTACAGCATAA